From a single Paenibacillus sp. FSL R5-0345 genomic region:
- a CDS encoding glycoside hydrolase family 32 protein, with the protein MSTIAKQNYRGVYHFSPKEKWMNDPNGMVYFEGEYHLFFQHHPGGMTMGAMHWGHAVSKDLVTWEELPIALAPDELGMIFSGSAVVDWNNTTGFFEGKPGLVAIFTHHLDMPEGKPAIQRQSLAYSKDKGRTWTKYEGNPVLEHDTFIDFRDPKVFWNQDTNQWVMIVACGQTVCLYHSPDLINWTYASEFGNGIGSHDGVWECPDLFPLAIDGDHSNTKWVMLVSIGADPAFVEGSRTQYFTGDFDGEVFTPDEDSIKVRWIDYGRDNYAGVSWSDIPAEDGRRLFIGWMSNWMYANKTPAEEFRGAMTIARELQLELRQGEIFLVQKPVQELESARVQVLSVKEATVQEINTLLKEIHLESYEIIAEFTRGKSVGFKVRVGADSQTIIGINGETEELYVDRMASGQHDFHEHFVGHHSAKLEALDESNDLRIYVDRSSVEAFSNGGQAVITDLIFPGLESKGIAVFADNENDLLISLDIYELTPSAEQDKN; encoded by the coding sequence ATGTCTACGATTGCGAAACAAAATTACCGAGGTGTGTATCATTTTTCCCCAAAGGAAAAGTGGATGAACGATCCAAACGGAATGGTTTATTTTGAGGGTGAATATCATTTGTTCTTTCAGCACCATCCGGGTGGAATGACCATGGGAGCTATGCACTGGGGCCATGCGGTTAGCAAGGATCTTGTTACATGGGAGGAACTGCCTATCGCTCTCGCTCCAGATGAATTAGGGATGATTTTTTCCGGCAGTGCTGTAGTTGATTGGAATAATACGACTGGATTTTTTGAAGGTAAACCAGGTTTAGTAGCGATTTTTACGCATCATTTGGATATGCCTGAAGGCAAGCCAGCCATTCAGCGTCAAAGCTTGGCCTACAGTAAAGATAAAGGAAGAACCTGGACGAAATATGAAGGAAACCCGGTACTTGAACATGATACATTCATTGATTTCCGTGACCCCAAAGTATTTTGGAATCAAGATACGAATCAATGGGTGATGATTGTAGCTTGTGGTCAAACGGTGTGTTTATATCATTCTCCTGATCTAATTAACTGGACATATGCCAGCGAATTTGGTAACGGAATCGGTTCTCATGACGGGGTATGGGAATGCCCAGACTTGTTCCCACTTGCTATTGATGGCGATCATTCGAACACGAAATGGGTGATGCTTGTGAGCATCGGTGCGGATCCTGCTTTTGTGGAAGGGTCAAGAACTCAGTATTTCACAGGGGATTTTGATGGAGAAGTGTTCACGCCAGATGAAGATTCGATAAAAGTTCGCTGGATTGATTATGGAAGAGATAATTATGCAGGTGTAAGCTGGTCTGATATACCGGCTGAAGATGGAAGACGACTATTTATCGGCTGGATGAGCAACTGGATGTATGCTAACAAGACGCCGGCAGAAGAATTCCGCGGCGCGATGACGATTGCAAGGGAGCTTCAACTCGAATTAAGACAAGGGGAGATCTTTCTTGTGCAGAAGCCGGTACAAGAGTTGGAATCTGCTCGTGTACAAGTCCTTTCTGTGAAAGAGGCAACGGTGCAAGAAATCAATACTCTTCTTAAGGAGATTCACTTGGAATCTTATGAGATTATAGCTGAGTTCACTCGAGGTAAATCTGTAGGCTTCAAAGTAAGAGTAGGTGCGGATAGTCAAACAATAATCGGTATTAACGGTGAGACAGAGGAGCTTTATGTAGATCGGATGGCTTCAGGTCAGCATGATTTCCACGAACATTTCGTAGGACATCATTCAGCCAAGCTCGAAGCGCTTGATGAGTCAAATGATCTCCGTATTTATGTGGATCGCTCTTCAGTTGAGGCGTTCAGTAATGGTGGTCAGGCAGTGATTACGGATCTTATATTCCCTGGACTAGAATCTAAAGGTATAGCTGTGTTTGCAGATAATGAGAATGACTTGCTGATTTCCCTGGATATCTATGAGCTTACTCCCTCTGCTGAGCAAGACAAGAATTAG
- a CDS encoding GH32 C-terminal domain-containing protein: MKNKGKFAICFLMAIGLVMTSAGIYVANPGTGWAALAEQEVSKRAKEGLSIFESVTNAKTNLTGWQIKGKGNLVDTPEGILLTSDPKENVMAISETVSEDFIYEADVMIMDMKADATLLFRSNEDGWGSYMLQIVPNAGMIRLQDASGSEGKLKVERKVTVKAGEIYHLKVKAEGSSLKIYWDNAYKPVIEVQDNAYRTGRLGLNVWDGSVLFQNIIVSDLKGNLGAVVTNQGQWQPNISGKKGMVANQSKSLQIYNKQAADFVYEGNISLRPDSVAALAFRSSADGSKGYEAVLTKEGNQVRVSLTKANGTTIASSQHTYPSQTGAKHHVEIKANGNRIQVFLDGYTPAAIYLTDKTYTDGYAGIVVKQGTAYFQDTYVTDASSYYNEKYRPQYHYTPIHGSASDPNGLVYFEGEYHLFHQDGGTWAHSVSKDMLNWKRLPIALPWNDHGHVWSGSAVADLTNASGLFGDSGGKGLIAYYTSYNPDGPNGNQRIGLAYSKDQGRTWEYSKARPMVIENPGDNGGEPGGWDFRDPKVIRDNDNNRWVMVVSGGDHIRFFTSTNLLDWTLTDSWGYGDYVRGGVWECPDLLQLSVDGTSQKKWVLMISTGANSKTGGSDAEYFVGHLTAEGKFVNDNPAGKVLRTDFGKEFYASMSFSNMPDHRSVMMAWMTNWDYPFAFPTTNWKGVLSIPREVSLVTTKDGIQLAQSPIKELQSLRSQLYYTANKEVSPSSQNLLKGVTSGAYEIEAEVEIPAGSQVSEFGFNVRVGGSQKTVVGYSPSESQIFVDRSASGLTDFSSLFSTRHEAPMQMENKRVKLRILVDESSVEVFGNNGKVVFSDVIFPDPASRALSFYTKGGNVKVVSLTVNQLGSVWNQESGSATKIMMDTSDRELSKGESDTLLAMVEHGTGNGAQPLKWNSSNKDVVELNVVDNSQATILGKKEGESIITVSTPNGKTSASVLVKVSGGEFHTNLSGWIKDLSAASWVISENGIRGNYFSDANYIAEKQVGNFTYEAEMMLGKSGGAGSVLFRASEDGRSGYYLNLDPNTKSIRLFYKIDGRFEERQVLAKVPTFIQPGRTYKVKIEANGPHIVVYTDGQKVIDLQDGTFAEGRFGLHVFGGSVSYQNVNVSGEAPANLTTSSLVNAELQKSLYTANLVNGEAVALKDANDSTDQKWVFVPTGDDLGSYSIRTTAGQALDLDTGQNKIQLYHYLGYNNQRWILQKNDDGTISIISAHHKKALEVSADGTRLSLSELDPTLDRQKWVITN; encoded by the coding sequence ATGAAAAATAAAGGAAAATTCGCAATATGCTTTCTTATGGCAATAGGACTTGTAATGACTTCAGCAGGCATTTATGTAGCAAATCCAGGGACTGGATGGGCTGCGCTCGCTGAACAGGAGGTAAGCAAACGAGCTAAGGAGGGACTTTCTATTTTTGAAAGCGTAACCAATGCAAAAACGAATTTGACAGGTTGGCAAATAAAAGGAAAAGGTAACTTGGTGGATACTCCTGAAGGAATCTTACTGACTTCCGATCCAAAAGAAAATGTAATGGCAATCTCCGAAACGGTGTCAGAGGATTTTATCTATGAAGCTGACGTCATGATCATGGATATGAAAGCTGACGCGACCTTATTGTTCCGTTCTAATGAAGATGGCTGGGGTTCCTACATGCTCCAAATCGTACCGAATGCAGGTATGATTCGTTTACAAGACGCAAGTGGTAGTGAAGGGAAATTAAAAGTGGAGCGAAAAGTTACAGTCAAGGCAGGCGAAATCTATCATCTCAAGGTGAAAGCAGAGGGTTCATCGCTGAAAATATATTGGGACAATGCATATAAACCTGTGATTGAGGTTCAGGATAACGCGTATCGTACAGGTAGGCTAGGACTCAATGTATGGGATGGTTCTGTTTTGTTCCAAAACATAATCGTAAGTGATCTGAAAGGAAATCTTGGTGCTGTGGTTACAAATCAAGGACAATGGCAGCCTAATATCAGCGGCAAAAAAGGAATGGTAGCAAACCAGAGTAAGTCACTGCAAATATATAACAAACAAGCTGCTGATTTTGTATATGAAGGTAATATATCTCTTCGTCCTGATTCTGTTGCAGCGCTCGCCTTTCGTTCATCGGCTGATGGATCAAAGGGATATGAAGCTGTCCTTACGAAGGAAGGAAATCAGGTCCGTGTAAGCTTGACGAAAGCTAACGGAACAACCATTGCAAGTTCACAGCATACCTATCCAAGTCAGACGGGAGCAAAACATCATGTAGAGATAAAGGCAAATGGAAACAGAATTCAGGTCTTCCTAGACGGATACACCCCGGCTGCAATCTATCTAACAGATAAAACCTACACCGATGGATATGCAGGAATCGTCGTTAAACAAGGAACGGCTTACTTCCAGGATACCTATGTGACGGATGCTAGCAGTTATTATAATGAAAAATATCGTCCTCAATATCACTATACGCCAATTCATGGTTCTGCAAGTGATCCGAATGGACTGGTCTACTTCGAAGGAGAATATCATCTATTCCATCAGGACGGAGGCACATGGGCACATTCTGTCAGTAAAGATATGCTGAACTGGAAGCGGCTTCCGATTGCGCTGCCGTGGAATGATCATGGACATGTCTGGTCTGGATCGGCTGTGGCAGATTTGACGAATGCATCAGGCTTGTTCGGGGATTCAGGAGGTAAGGGGCTAATTGCCTACTACACTTCCTATAATCCCGATGGCCCGAATGGGAATCAGCGTATCGGTCTTGCATACAGCAAGGACCAAGGTCGTACTTGGGAATATTCCAAGGCGCGTCCAATGGTTATCGAGAATCCAGGCGATAATGGAGGGGAGCCCGGAGGTTGGGATTTCCGTGATCCGAAAGTGATTCGTGATAACGACAATAACAGGTGGGTCATGGTTGTATCCGGTGGAGATCATATTCGTTTCTTTACTTCAACGAATCTACTTGATTGGACCCTGACAGATAGTTGGGGATACGGGGATTATGTTCGCGGCGGTGTATGGGAATGTCCAGATTTGCTTCAACTTTCGGTAGACGGAACATCACAGAAGAAATGGGTTCTGATGATTAGTACAGGAGCGAATTCAAAAACAGGCGGATCAGATGCTGAATATTTTGTGGGTCATTTAACAGCGGAAGGTAAATTCGTTAATGATAATCCGGCAGGGAAAGTATTGCGAACTGATTTTGGAAAAGAATTCTACGCATCAATGTCTTTTTCTAACATGCCGGATCATCGCAGCGTAATGATGGCATGGATGACAAACTGGGATTATCCGTTTGCTTTCCCAACAACCAATTGGAAAGGGGTACTGTCAATCCCAAGAGAAGTCTCATTAGTAACGACTAAAGATGGGATTCAGCTGGCTCAAAGCCCAATCAAGGAGCTCCAATCGCTGCGTAGTCAGCTATATTATACTGCTAACAAAGAGGTAAGTCCTTCTTCTCAGAATCTACTGAAAGGTGTTACTTCTGGTGCATACGAGATTGAAGCTGAAGTGGAAATTCCTGCAGGTAGTCAGGTAAGTGAATTTGGCTTTAACGTTCGCGTAGGGGGAAGTCAGAAAACGGTTGTTGGATATAGTCCTAGTGAGAGTCAGATTTTCGTGGATCGGTCTGCATCTGGTTTGACGGATTTTTCGAGTCTATTTAGTACAAGACATGAAGCACCAATGCAAATGGAGAACAAGCGTGTTAAGCTGCGTATCCTTGTAGACGAATCTTCTGTTGAGGTTTTTGGTAACAACGGTAAAGTCGTTTTCTCTGATGTCATTTTTCCGGATCCAGCCAGCAGAGCTTTGAGCTTTTACACCAAAGGAGGCAACGTAAAAGTCGTATCTTTGACAGTTAATCAGTTAGGTTCTGTATGGAATCAGGAGTCCGGCTCAGCTACCAAGATAATGATGGATACAAGTGATCGTGAACTGAGCAAGGGGGAAAGCGACACACTTTTGGCAATGGTAGAGCATGGCACAGGTAATGGGGCACAGCCGCTTAAATGGAATTCCAGTAACAAGGATGTGGTTGAACTAAACGTGGTAGATAACTCACAGGCAACCATTCTAGGCAAAAAAGAAGGCGAGTCTATCATTACTGTTTCTACTCCAAATGGGAAGACATCAGCCAGCGTATTAGTTAAGGTATCTGGCGGTGAATTCCATACGAACTTAAGTGGGTGGATTAAAGATCTATCAGCAGCCTCCTGGGTCATTAGTGAAAATGGAATTCGTGGAAATTACTTTAGTGACGCGAATTATATCGCAGAGAAGCAGGTAGGGAACTTTACTTATGAAGCAGAGATGATGTTAGGAAAATCCGGGGGAGCAGGCTCTGTGTTGTTCCGTGCTAGCGAAGATGGACGCAGCGGATACTACTTAAATCTAGATCCGAATACGAAGTCCATTCGACTGTTTTATAAAATTGACGGCCGTTTTGAAGAGCGTCAAGTTCTGGCGAAAGTTCCGACGTTCATTCAGCCGGGTCGAACCTATAAAGTGAAAATCGAAGCAAATGGCCCACATATTGTGGTATATACGGACGGACAGAAAGTGATCGACCTGCAGGATGGCACATTTGCAGAAGGACGCTTTGGACTACATGTATTTGGCGGATCGGTTTCATATCAAAACGTTAACGTGAGCGGAGAAGCACCTGCCAATCTGACCACATCCAGTCTAGTAAATGCAGAACTACAGAAATCTCTCTATACAGCAAATCTTGTAAATGGTGAAGCTGTTGCTCTGAAGGATGCGAATGATTCTACGGATCAGAAGTGGGTATTCGTGCCGACGGGGGACGATTTAGGATCCTATTCCATTCGTACAACGGCCGGTCAGGCCCTTGATCTGGACACAGGGCAAAATAAAATTCAGTTGTACCATTATCTCGGATATAACAATCAGCGTTGGATTCTTCAAAAGAATGATGATGGTACCATAAGTATTATTTCTGCTCATCATAAAAAAGCGCTGGAAGTATCAGCGGATGGAACGAGACTGTCTCTAAGTGAGCTAGATCCTACCCTTGATCGACAAAAATGGGTAATTACGAATTAA
- a CDS encoding ROK family protein, producing the protein MRIGAIEAGGTKFICGIGNENGEIEDQISFPTEHPEVTLPKVIQYFQGKQVEAIGIGSFGPIDIRPDSPTYGYVTTTPKPGWGNYDMLGTLKRNFSVPFGWDTDVNAAAFGEAKWGAAQGLSSCLYYTVGTGVGVGVYSEGKLIHGLVHPEGGHVLTRRHPDDVFPGGCPYHGDCLEGMAAGPAIEARWGKKGHELPMDHLAWEMEAFYIAQSITGAILLNSPQKIILGGGVMQQSQLFPLIRQAVLQNLNGYVSSSTILEHIDEYIVPPGLGQQAGLCGALALGLTALESQISAQL; encoded by the coding sequence ATGCGTATAGGAGCGATTGAAGCTGGCGGGACGAAGTTTATATGTGGCATTGGGAATGAAAATGGGGAAATTGAAGATCAGATTAGTTTCCCAACAGAACATCCTGAGGTGACGTTGCCCAAAGTTATTCAATATTTTCAAGGTAAGCAAGTAGAAGCTATCGGAATTGGATCGTTCGGTCCGATCGATATACGCCCAGACAGCCCAACGTATGGTTACGTTACTACAACACCAAAGCCAGGGTGGGGAAATTACGATATGCTGGGCACTTTGAAAAGAAACTTTTCGGTTCCTTTTGGATGGGACACGGATGTCAATGCAGCGGCATTTGGTGAAGCCAAATGGGGCGCTGCCCAAGGGTTATCCAGCTGTTTGTACTATACAGTTGGCACGGGTGTTGGTGTGGGAGTGTATTCAGAAGGTAAACTCATTCATGGTCTTGTGCATCCTGAAGGGGGTCATGTTCTTACGAGACGCCATCCTGACGATGTATTCCCAGGGGGATGTCCCTATCATGGGGACTGCCTAGAAGGGATGGCGGCAGGTCCTGCTATTGAAGCAAGGTGGGGGAAGAAGGGCCATGAACTTCCTATGGATCATCTTGCATGGGAAATGGAAGCATTTTATATTGCACAGTCGATTACGGGTGCTATATTGCTTAACTCTCCTCAGAAAATCATTCTGGGTGGTGGTGTTATGCAGCAGTCACAATTGTTTCCACTGATCCGTCAGGCTGTGCTTCAGAACCTGAACGGCTATGTCAGCTCAAGTACTATTTTGGAACACATAGATGAGTATATCGTTCCACCAGGGTTAGGCCAACAGGCGGGATTATGCGGTGCTCTGGCTCTTGGACTCACAGCACTGGAAAGTCAGATTTCTGCTCAATTGTAA